One region of Culex pipiens pallens isolate TS chromosome 2, TS_CPP_V2, whole genome shotgun sequence genomic DNA includes:
- the LOC120414767 gene encoding 40S ribosomal protein S11, whose protein sequence is MADQNERAFQKQIGVNLNRKQVNKKKGFRLHRSIGLGFKTPKEAIAGTYIDKKCPFTGHISIRGRILNGVVRKMKMQRTIVIRRDYLHFIRKYDRFEKRHRNISVHLSPCFRDVEVGDIVTVGECRPLSKTVRFNVLKVSKLAGAKKKFTKF, encoded by the exons ATGGCTGATCAG AACGAGCGTGCGTTCCAGAAGCAAATCGGTGTGAACCTGAACCGCAAACAGGTCAACAAGAAGAAGGGTTTCCGTCTGCACCGCAGCATCGGACTCGGATTCAAGACCCCGAAGGAG GCCATCGCCGGAACCTACATCGACAAGAAATGCCCCTTCACCGGCCACATCTCGATCCGTGGGCGCATCCTGAACGGCGTGGTGCGCAAGATGAAGATGCAGCGCACGATCGTGATCCGTCGTGATTATCTGCACTTTATCCGGAAGTACGACCGGTTCGAGAAGCGTCACAGAAATATCAGCGTGCATCTGTCGCCCTGCTTCCG GGACGTCGAAGTCGGAGACATCGTGACCGTCGGCGAGTGCCGGCCCCTGTCCAAGACGGTGCGCTTCAACGTGCTCAAGGTGAGCAAGCTGGCCGGTGCCAAGAAGAAGTTTACCAAGTTCTAA
- the LOC120414741 gene encoding uncharacterized protein LOC120414741 translates to MHPPAAFGKRLPQTLASGLANAPVFVVAFANSPYDATPHPKPVYMPRTFRPPVQMVWQEGYWVAKDLARKVQSVVCEELTPDSLIVGDGIKRSARAYPEPEMPALFRAYRKCIVESPEHKLLFHLGHMAQSANHRQTAILNRTTFSMVNLAPMEGVTLNMGRWARLEKHVRRLLKRGCCITCYTGTLFCPMPGETEVRYTRLPGGVCVPNAFFKALEVRYPEGKVERQFFKMYNRPQINEGGLDSYRIPPREL, encoded by the exons ATGCACCCACCGGCGGCGTTCGGCAAACGGTTGCCGCAAACGCTGGCGTCGGGGCTGGCGAACGCACCAGTGTTTGTAGTTGCTTTTGCAAACTCGCCGTACGATGCCACTCCCCACCCGAAGCCCGTCTATATGCCGCGCACATTCCGACCACCGGTTCAGATGGTGTGGCAGGAGGGCTACTGGGTAGCGAAGGACCTCGCGCGAAAG GTACAAAGCGTGGTGTGTGAAGAACTGACGCCGGACAGTTTGATTGTCGGCGACGGGATCAAGCGCTCCGCAAGGGCATATCCCGAACCGGAGATGCCAGCACTGTTCCGGGCTTACCGGAAGTGTATAGTGGAATCGCCAGAACACAAGCTGTTGTTCCACCTCGGCCACATGGCACAGTCGGCGAACCACCGCCAGACCGCGATCCTGAACCGCACCACGTTCTCGATGGTGAACCTGGCACCCATGGAGGGGGTTACCCTAAATATGGGTCGCTGGGCTCGCCTCGAGAAGCACGTGCGGAGGCTGCTAAAGCGAGGATGCTGCATAACCTGCTACACCGGCACGCTATTCTGCCCAATGCCTGGCGAGACGGAGGTGCGATACACCAGGCTGCCGGGTGGAGTATGCGTGCCGAATGCGTTTTTCAAAGCTCTCGAGGTACGGTATCCGGAGGGAAAGGTGGAGCGacagtttttcaaaatgtacAACAGGCCGCAAATTAACGAAGGCGGCCTGGACTCCTACCGGATACCACCTCGGGAGCTTTAA